A section of the Primulina eburnea isolate SZY01 chromosome 1, ASM2296580v1, whole genome shotgun sequence genome encodes:
- the LOC140842818 gene encoding LOW QUALITY PROTEIN: outer envelope pore protein 24B, chloroplastic-like (The sequence of the model RefSeq protein was modified relative to this genomic sequence to represent the inferred CDS: deleted 1 base in 1 codon) translates to MMKASFKARYEPDKASAAVTVTVNAGDFKLRASMTDATVLNGPCLNGLALAVEKPGFFIVDYNVPKNDIRFQFMNTIRVAEKPLNLTYIHSKCDERTIVDGCLVIDSVNKVSANHVLATGNAKLKYTYLHGGLTTFEPSYDLGKNAWDFAISRRVYGDDVFRATYQTSSKNLGLEWSRSSKLNGSFKISASVNLAEERKTPKLCAETAWDFEM, encoded by the exons ATGATGAAAGCTTCGTTCAAAGCGAGATATGAGCCCGATAAGGCCTCCGCCGCCGTCACTGTC ACCGTTAACGCCGGCGATTTCAAGCTTCGTGCGTCCATGACCGATGCCACCGTGCTCAACGGCCCATGCTTGAACGGCTTAGCCTTAGCCGTCGAGAAACCTGGCTTCTTCATTGTCGACTACAACGTCCCTAAAAAC GATATTAGGTTTCAGTTTATGAATACGATTAGGGTGGCTGAGAAACCGTTGAACTTGACTTACATTCACAGCAAATGTGATGAACGGACGATAGTGGATGGATGTTTGGTGATTGATTCGGTCAATAAAGTTTCTGCTAATCATGTGCTTGCTACTGGCAATGCCAAGTTGAAGTATACTTATTTGCATGGAGGGTTGACGACTTTTGAGCCCAGCTACGATTTGGGGAAGAATGCTTGGGATTTTGCTATTTCGCGCAGGGTTTATGGTGATGACGTGTTTCGGGCTACATATCAGACCTCTAGCAAGAACTTGGGGCTTGAGTGGTCGCGGAGCTCTAAGTTGAACGGCTCATTTAAG ATTTCAGCATCTGTCAACTTGGCGGAAGAACGAAAAACACCCAAGCTGTGTGCTGAGACTGCCTGGGACTTCGAAATGTGA